The Metamycoplasma subdolum DNA window GGAAGATTTTGATAATAACTTGACCTTCACGACCCATATGACGAGTAATAGCAATACGGGCAGCTTCAATTTGTCTAGCACTAATTCATGCAGATGAAGTTGATGCTAAACCAAATTCGCCAAATGAAACAGTATTGTTTCTGTGAGCTTTAACTTTGTCGTGGCGAATTCTAAACATTTTTCTGTGTTTCGTTCTTTTTGGTTGAAGCATTTCTTTCACCACCTTTTCTTCTATTATTATTAAATCTTCTATTGTCTCTATCTTTGTCTTGTCTGTTTGGTTTTTCTCTAAGTTCTTCTACAAGTTTTCCGTGTTTACTTTCATCTTGTGAAGATAAAATTTCACCTAAAGAAACTCAAACTTTAACACCAAGAATACCATAAGTTGTTTTAGCAGTTGTTACAGCATAGTCAACATTTTGTCTTAAAGTGTGAAGTTTCATTTCACCTTCAGTATAACCTTCAGTTCTAGCCATATCAACACCATTCAAACGACCAGCAACTGAGGTTTTAATTCCTTTAGCTCCAGCTTTCATTGCTGCTTTAATTGCTGCTTTTTGAGCAAGTCTAAAGCTTGCACGGTTTTCAAGTTTAATAGCAATTTGTTCAGCTAAAAGTCTTGCATTAACAT harbors:
- the rpsC gene encoding 30S ribosomal protein S3, with amino-acid sequence MGQKVNPNGFRYGISKEHNTVWYADKDKFATFLLEDQKIYDFFDRKVREYLIGSVKIKRDQKGHTIVYLETVKPAAILGQNGDNLKSLLLSLKKFLKNKNANITIEVLELKRPDVNARLLAEQIAIKLENRASFRLAQKAAIKAAMKAGAKGIKTSVAGRLNGVDMARTEGYTEGEMKLHTLRQNVDYAVTTAKTTYGILGVKVWVSLGEILSSQDESKHGKLVEELREKPNRQDKDRDNRRFNNNRRKGGERNASTKKNETQKNV